ATTTTGTTTCACTTTGTCAATTAGTGCATAAATCCATCTCTTCTTAAATAAGAAAGCTTCTTTGCCTCTCATTTACTCAATCACCTTTTACACTTAAAATGTCAACCTTACTGTTGCTGATACACCTTTAGTTGATGGCATATTGAAGTAATCTGCACCTTGAGCATTGATAGCACCACCCAAGTTAGTTTCAGGGTCTACACCTTGGTAATCCGTGTGCAGCCACAGGTTACGACCAGTGATTGTAATGTTCGCACCTGATACTCCAGGGATATTTGAAACCAAAGAAGTCGGAACCTTATAGTTCAAGCTCAGTTCTCTCAACCTTACCCAGCTACCATCTTCGATAAACTGCTCTGAAGGACCTGTAAAGCCTGAACCAGGGCCAGTAGCATACCATGTCTCATCTTTAGTGATAGGGGTGGCATTCACATCTCCTGCTACAACTTCTTTATCATCAGCAGTAGCACCTGACTCTGCATACACACCTTCGAATACAAATTGAGAACCTCTACCTTCAGCAGTTTCTGCAGATGTACCAAAGTAATTCAATGCACCCCTTGTACCATTCCATATATCTCCTCCTTGTCTAATATCAATTAAAGCAGAAATAGAGAAACCCTTATAAGAAAGCGTATTTCTGATACCCATCAACCAATCTGGGTTCGGATCACCAATGATTTCTTCACCTGCAGCTACTTTTGGGACTCCATTTAGATCTACCAGTACATTTCCATTTTCATCTCTTTCCCATACAGAGCCATATAAAGTACCATATGCTTCACCTTTTACCAATCTTTGGTTTGCACCAGAGAAACCATAAGGAAGGCTGACAACATCCACTCCATCAGCTAGTTCAATTACCTCATTTTTATTCTTAGTAAAGTTCACATTCATATCCCATGTGAAACCAGTTGCAGTTTGAAGTGGAGTGGCATGGAATGCTACTTCAATACCTTTATTCTCCATAACACCTGCATTCATGTACGTATTTTCAAAACCTGATGTACCAGCTACAGGAACTGCAATGATTAGGTCTTCAGACTTCTTCACATACCCTGTCACGTCAAAGCCAATTCTATTTTCTAAGAAGTTCATTTCTAAACCAACCTCTTTAACTGTTACTTTTTCAGGCTTCAGGTAGGCATTACCCAATACATTTGATTGTGTATAACCAATTGCATCACCAAATGGAAACTCAAAACCATCAATCCAACCACTATAAGGAGATGCAGAATTGAAGTAAGTTTTAGTTACATATGCAGGTGGCTGGTTACCCACCTCAGCCATGTTTGCTCTTACTTTACCGTAAGAAATAATGCCATTTTCAGGCAATAATTCTGAGAACACAATACCTGCAGAAAGTGCTGGGTAAATGAAGGAGTTATCAGTAGCTGCGCCAAAAGTTGAAGCAACATCTCTTCTCAATGAAGCTCCAAAGAAAAAGGTGTTTTTATAATCAAAATTGGCATCAATAAAACTACCTACAGTTCTGATTGTATATTCATCTTCAGTAGTACTTATTGTAGCAGCATTGGACATATTGTAAAACTCACCGATTACCAACCCTTCACCTTGTACTCTGTTGGATGCATTCTGTCTGTGGTTCAAACTATGACCAACCATTACATTTACACCGAAATCATCCATAAACCTGTCAGAGTAATTAACGAACAAGTCTGAAGTAATTTCTGTGTTGAAGATATCATAATTGATTAACCTACCTGCTGGAACAGTTCTAGAATTGATTGGGAATACCTGCTTTCTTTTATCTGAATATGTATCTACACCAATTCTGTAAGTAACTGTCACTTTTTCAATTGGCTTAAAATCCAGTTTTGTATATCCCATGATACGGTTTACATTATCCAACAATGGAGTCTGGTTAATAGTCCAGTAAGGGTTGTCATAACCACCACCACCACGGTAATTACGTTGTGTACCATCTGGGTTTAGATAAGCAGAAGGATCTGTTGGATCAGAAGCTCCATTAGAGTTGTCAAATGAAGGAGCTGTTCTTAGGAGGCCTAGCATCAAACCTGAAGTATTAGAGCCCTGCTGGATTCTTCTACCAGATGAATTAGTATAATTTGCAGAGGCTGTCAACTCAAACATTTCAGATAGTCTAGCTTGAGTTGTTACTCTTGCTGAAGTTCTTTCAAATGTATTTGTTGGCACAATACCTTCTTGATCCAATCTCGATACGGAAGCAAAAATACTAGCTACTTCATTTCCACCTGCTACATTGAATGAGTGCTCTTGTTTCAAACCTGTCTGGAAAAAGTTCTCAGCATTATTATATGAGTTTAAAGAAGCATCACTAGAAATCTTTGCACCCCATGAAAATGGATCTCCTGTTTCTGGAGCAGCATATACCCCACCCCAACCTTGAGAATATTCTGTCTGTAATTCTGGCAGTTTGTTTACTTTTGAAGCCTCAACAGTATAAGCATAATTTGCTGTTAACTTTTGTCCCCTGCTTCCTTTCTTTGTTGTAATCATTACTACACCGTTGGCAGCTCTTGAACCATAGAGTGCAGCAGCAGAACCACCTTTAAGTACAGTAACTTCTGCGATATCATCAGGGTTAAGGTCAATCAAACGGTTGGACTCTGCGGCTCCACTTCTTGGGTCTTCCGTAAAGTTCATAGAGTTGTTAACAGGTACTCCATCAACAACAAAAAGTGGCTGGTTATTACCTGTCAGAGAAGAGTTACCACGAATCTTGATATAAGAACCTCCACCTGCAGCTCCAGACGATTGTGTAATCTGCACACCTGCTACTTTACCTGATAAAGCACTTACGACGTTCGTTTCCTTAGCCGCTAAAATTTCATTAGAGTCTACAGTTTGAACAGCGTAAGAAAGTGCTCTTTTGTCTCTAGACACACCAAATGCAGTTACAACAACTTCATTTAGCTG
This portion of the Limibacter armeniacum genome encodes:
- a CDS encoding SusC/RagA family TonB-linked outer membrane protein, whose amino-acid sequence is MRKTLLLLTFVLGLLSIAFAQERTVSGVVRTASGETLPGTTVQVKGATIGAVTNLDGAFKLTIPPNATVLLFRLVGYATVEQEIGSKTTFEITLKEDIQQLNEVVVTAFGVSRDKRALSYAVQTVDSNEILAAKETNVVSALSGKVAGVQITQSSGAAGGGSYIKIRGNSSLTGNNQPLFVVDGVPVNNSMNFTEDPRSGAAESNRLIDLNPDDIAEVTVLKGGSAAALYGSRAANGVVMITTKKGSRGQKLTANYAYTVEASKVNKLPELQTEYSQGWGGVYAAPETGDPFSWGAKISSDASLNSYNNAENFFQTGLKQEHSFNVAGGNEVASIFASVSRLDQEGIVPTNTFERTSARVTTQARLSEMFELTASANYTNSSGRRIQQGSNTSGLMLGLLRTAPSFDNSNGASDPTDPSAYLNPDGTQRNYRGGGGYDNPYWTINQTPLLDNVNRIMGYTKLDFKPIEKVTVTYRIGVDTYSDKRKQVFPINSRTVPAGRLINYDIFNTEITSDLFVNYSDRFMDDFGVNVMVGHSLNHRQNASNRVQGEGLVIGEFYNMSNAATISTTEDEYTIRTVGSFIDANFDYKNTFFFGASLRRDVASTFGAATDNSFIYPALSAGIVFSELLPENGIISYGKVRANMAEVGNQPPAYVTKTYFNSASPYSGWIDGFEFPFGDAIGYTQSNVLGNAYLKPEKVTVKEVGLEMNFLENRIGFDVTGYVKKSEDLIIAVPVAGTSGFENTYMNAGVMENKGIEVAFHATPLQTATGFTWDMNVNFTKNKNEVIELADGVDVVSLPYGFSGANQRLVKGEAYGTLYGSVWERDENGNVLVDLNGVPKVAAGEEIIGDPNPDWLMGIRNTLSYKGFSISALIDIRQGGDIWNGTRGALNYFGTSAETAEGRGSQFVFEGVYAESGATADDKEVVAGDVNATPITKDETWYATGPGSGFTGPSEQFIEDGSWVRLRELSLNYKVPTSLVSNIPGVSGANITITGRNLWLHTDYQGVDPETNLGGAINAQGADYFNMPSTKGVSATVRLTF